The Acidobacteriota bacterium nucleotide sequence CCGGAAGCCGCGGTGGAGAATCGCCCCATCGCGGTCACCGAGGACCGCTACGTCTCGTCCGAGACCTGCCGGGCCTGCCACCCCTCGCAGTACCAGACGTGGCATGGATCGTTCCACCGGACGATGACGCAGGTCGCCACCCCCGAATCCGTGCGCGCCGACTTCGACGGCGTCGCGGTGGACGCGGGACCCGGCCGCCCCATGCGGCTCGAGCGCCGCGGCGACGAGTTCTGGGCCGAGTTCGACGACCCCGGCTGGGAGGGCGACCCGCGCGACCGACCGCGCATCACCCGGCAGGTGGTGATGATCACCGGCTCGCACCACCAGAACATCTACTGGTACTCGACCGGGCACGAGCGGGCGCTCAACGTCCTGCCCGCCGTCTACCTGCTCGACGACGAGCGCTGGACTCCCCGCAACGCGGTGGTCCTGGCGCCGCCCGGACAGGGCGTGGCGATGCTCGACGGGCACTGGAACGCCGTCTGCATCGACTGCCACACGACGCACGGCAAGACCCGCTTCGATACCCCGTTCCGCTCCGAGCCGATCCGCAATCAGTCGGTCGACACCACCGTCGCCGAGCTCGGCATCGCCTGCGAAGCGTGTCACGGACCGGCCGCCGCGCACGTCGCCGCCAACCGGAACCCGTTGCGCCGCTACGCGCTCCACGCCGGCGGCGCGTCCGATCCGACCATCGTCGAACCGACGCGCCTCGACCCGCGGCGCTCGTCGCAGGTCTGCGGCCAGTGCCACAGCATCTGGGAGTTTCCCGACCCGACGGCCGAGCGCGCGGCCAGCGCCGCCGGCCTGCCGTTCCGGCCCGGCGACGAGCTGCGGGAGACCCGCTTCGTCGCCCAGCCGCGGGTGAACGGCCGTTCACCGGCCATGCGGAACCTGATCGCCGCGGACCCCGACTTCGTGCGCGGATCGTTCTGGGCCGACGGACTCGTCCGCGTCTCGGGCCGGGAGTACAACGGCCTCATCGACTCGCCCTGCTTCACCGATGCCGCCGCGCCGGAACGCACGCTCTCCTGCTTCTCGTGCCACACCATGCACAAGACGCCGGAGGACCCGCGGACGATCGCCGAGTGGGCGGACACCCACCAGGTCTCCGCCGGCATGGGCGGCGACGCGGCGTGCACGCAGTGCCACGACGGGATCGCCGCGGACGTGGCCGCCCATACGCACCACGCGCCGGAATCGGCCGGCAGCCGCTGCTACAACTGTCACATGCCGTACACCTCGTACGGCCTGCTGCGCGCCATCCGGAGCCACACGGTCACCAGCCCGACGGTGCGCGAGAGCGTCGAGATCGGCAGGCCGAACGCCTGCAACCTGTGCCACCTGGATCGCACCCTCGCGTGGTCGGCCGACCAACTGCGCGACTGGTACGGTCAGTCGCCCCCCGACCTTCGTGGCGAGGAACGTTCGGTGGCCGCGTCCGTCCTCTGGCTGCTCGCCGGCGATGCCGGCCAGCGCGCCCTCACCGCCTGGAGCTACGGCCGGGAGCCGGCGCAGGAAGCCTCGGGGACGAGCTGGATGGTGCCCTACCTCGGCGAGCTTCTCGGAGACCCCTACGACGCGGTCCGCTTCATCGCCGCCCGGTCGCTGCGCACGATTTCCGGCTTCGAGACGCTGCAGTACGATTTCACCGGCAGTCGGGACGCACGGATCGAGGCGGCCGTCGGCGCACTCCGGGCGTGGCGCAACAGCCCGCGCGCACGGACGCGACGCGATCCCGAGCTGCTCTTCGGCGTCGACGGCACGCTCGACACCGCGGCGATGCGGCGCCTCTTCGACCGGCGCGACACGCGGCCGCTCTTCCTGCGGGAGTAGCGGTCCGTGGCCCCCAGCCCTTCCCCGCCGCGACCCGACTACGTCCGCCGCCACCTGCGCTTCGGCTGGTGGTCGCTCTTCGTCTTCCTGCTGCTCGGGGCGACGCTCGAGACCCTGCACGGCTTCAAGGCCGGCTTCTACCTGGACGTGTCCAACGAGACGCGCCGGCTGATGTGGACGCTCGCCCACGCCCACGGCGCGCTGCTCGGAATCGTGAACGTCGCGGCGGGCGTGACGCTGCGTACCCTGCCGGAGCTGCCGGGTGACCCACGCATCCCCCTGATTTCTGCGACACTCCGCGCGGCAACCGTGCTGCTGCCGGCCGGGTTCTTCGCGGGCGGCGCCACGTTCTACAGCGGCGATCCCGGCGTCGGCATCGCCCTCGTGCCGGTCGGCGCGGCCTGCCTGGCGATCGCCGTGTTTCTGCTGGCGCGCGCCGTCTCTACCCCGTCCGGCCCGCCGGCGGCAACGGAAAGGCGCCGGCGGAACGGCTGATCGCTCTCCGCGCCGTTCTGGATGGGCGTGGAGTCGTGGCGAGGCGACAG carries:
- a CDS encoding C cytochrome precursor, whose product is MMQLSTSSRSRHGTFVPAAALIAGAAVLGMAAAVSLEPIVPEAAVENRPIAVTEDRYVSSETCRACHPSQYQTWHGSFHRTMTQVATPESVRADFDGVAVDAGPGRPMRLERRGDEFWAEFDDPGWEGDPRDRPRITRQVVMITGSHHQNIYWYSTGHERALNVLPAVYLLDDERWTPRNAVVLAPPGQGVAMLDGHWNAVCIDCHTTHGKTRFDTPFRSEPIRNQSVDTTVAELGIACEACHGPAAAHVAANRNPLRRYALHAGGASDPTIVEPTRLDPRRSSQVCGQCHSIWEFPDPTAERAASAAGLPFRPGDELRETRFVAQPRVNGRSPAMRNLIAADPDFVRGSFWADGLVRVSGREYNGLIDSPCFTDAAAPERTLSCFSCHTMHKTPEDPRTIAEWADTHQVSAGMGGDAACTQCHDGIAADVAAHTHHAPESAGSRCYNCHMPYTSYGLLRAIRSHTVTSPTVRESVEIGRPNACNLCHLDRTLAWSADQLRDWYGQSPPDLRGEERSVAASVLWLLAGDAGQRALTAWSYGREPAQEASGTSWMVPYLGELLGDPYDAVRFIAARSLRTISGFETLQYDFTGSRDARIEAAVGALRAWRNSPRARTRRDPELLFGVDGTLDTAAMRRLFDRRDTRPLFLRE